Part of the Woronichinia naegeliana WA131 genome, CGTTACCTTGACAAAACTGAGTCCAACAGAGTTATCTTTAGAACCCATTCGTGCAGATTCTCTAATTCTCGAACAATCGGAAGATTTAGTGTTACACCTAGAATTTCAGACGGAACCCGATGAAAAAATGGGTTTTCGGATACTGGATTACCGACTGCGAGTTTATCGTCGTTTTCCTGCTAAAACGATGCACCAGGTGGTTATTTATCTAAAAAAAACCAAATCGCCCTTGGTCTATCAGGATAGTTTTCAAGTGGGAGAAACCATTCATCGTTATCGGGTAATTCGTCTTTGGGAACAACCTTCAGAGGTTTTCTTAAAAAAAGGAGGGTTATTACCGTTGGCAATATTAACCAAAAGTGAGGAGCAAATAATACGGTTAGGGGAGATTGCTCAGAGATTAGATACAATAGAAAACCCAGGGGTGAGGGCTAATCTAGTGGGGAGCATCTCACCATCCGTGTCAACTTAAAGGAATGGGTTCCCAAATTTGTTGATTGAGAGCGGCCTTTTCTCGATGTCGCTTTCTCTCAGCTTTGACCAAACCAAATAACTTAGCACGTTCAGCCAGATAGGTTACTGTATCAGGCTTTTCTCCTCTAGCAATAGCCTTCGCTACATAGTATAGACTCCGAAACACCATCTCTACTGAGATTTTTTCTTTCGGTTGATTTAGAGCAATCGCCACTTCCCCTACCAATTGATTTAAGACCGTATAGAAAATCAAAGTGCAAATAATCTGGATTTGGACACCATTCTTATTCCCTACCCATAAATAGGCTAGTCCTAAAAGTCTTTTCGTTAATAAAAAGGCTTCTTCGATTGTCCATCGTCTTCGATATAAATCACAGACCTCTTCGGCGGACAGTTGTTCGGGAGACAACACATTTGTTAAATACTGATACCAGATTGTTCCCCATAATACTGAGACTAATCTCACCGGATGCTTGCAAGGATTAGAACGGTAATTTCCCATAATGATAATCTCATCTCTGTAATGACTACCTTGAGACAA contains:
- a CDS encoding Rpn family recombination-promoting nuclease/putative transposase; the encoded protein is MFDTLCKFLAESFSEDYATWLLGRPVTLTKLSPTELSLEPIRADSLILEQSEDLVLHLEFQTEPDEKMGFRILDYRLRVYRRFPAKTMHQVVIYLKKTKSPLVYQDSFQVGETIHRYRVIRLWEQPSEVFLKKGGLLPLAILTKSEEQIIRLGEIAQRLDTIENPGVRANLVGSISPSVST